The Orcinus orca chromosome 16, mOrcOrc1.1, whole genome shotgun sequence genome includes a window with the following:
- the TMEM130 gene encoding transmembrane protein 130 isoform X2 encodes MAPALWPRLGRILWLACLLPLAPARVAAGVYELHLTPDGPATTGAEVTITASLVADDNGSLVLPASTRLYRFRWIHTPLLLTGKTDEAFSSTIRVVGNVPGDFPVSVWVTAADCGMCQPVARSVLVLPITEFLVGNLVVTQNTSLPWPSSYLTKTVLKVSFLLHDPSNFFKTASFLYSWDFGDGTQMVTKDATVYYNYSIVGSFTVKVKVVAEWEQVTPDVGKGVLQKTGDFSASLKLQETLRGIQVLGPTLIQTFQKMIVTLNFLGSPPLNVCWRLKPECLPLGEGECHPVSVGSTAYNLTHIFRDPGDYCFSIQAENIISKTHQYHKIQVWPSSIQPAVFAFPCATLITMMLAFIMYMTLRNAAHQKDMVENPEPPTGVRCCCQMCCGPFLLETPSEYLEVVRENHGLLPPLYKSVKTYTV; translated from the exons GCGTGTATGAACTTCACCTCACCCCCGATGGCCCTGCCACCACGGGGGCAGAGGTGACCATCACGGCCAGCCTGGTGGCCGATGACAATGGCAGCCTGGTCCTGCCCGCCAGCACCCGCCTTTACCGCTTCCGCTGGATTCACACCCCATTGCTGCTCACGGGGAAGACAGATGAGGCTTTCAGCTCCACCATCCGCGTCGTGGGGAACGTGCCCGGGGACTTCCCGGTCTCCGTCTGGGTCACCGCCGCTGACTGCGGGATGTGCCAGCCTGTGGCCAGGAGCGTCCTCGTCCTCCCCATTACAG AGTTCCTCGTGGGGAACCTCGTTGTCACCCAGAACACCTCCCTGCCCTGGCCCAGCTCCTACCTCACCAAGACAGTCCTTAAagtttccttcctcctccacGACCCCAGCAACTTCTTCAAGACCGCCTCGTTTCTCTACAGCTGGGACTTCGGAGACGG CACCCAGATGGTGACCAAAGACGCTACAGTCTATTATAACTATTCCATCGTTGGATCCTTCACTGTGAAGGTCAAGGTTGTGGCGGAGTGGGAGCAGGTAACACCGGACGTCGGGAAGGGCGTTCTGCAGAAGACGGGCGACTTCTCCGCCTCGCTGAAGCTGCAGG AAACCCTTCGAGGCATCCAGGTCTTGGGGCCTACCCTAATTCAGACCTTCCAAAAGATGATAGTGACCTTGAACTTCCTGGGGAG CCCCCCTCTGAACGTGTGCTGGCGTCTTAAGCCCGAGTGCCTCCCGCTGGGGGAAGGGGAATGCCACCCTGTGTCAGTGGGCAGCACGGCTTACAACCTGACCCACATCTTCAGGGATCCTGGGGACTACTGCTTCAGCATCCAGGCCGAGAACATTATCAGCAAGACGCATCAGTACCACAAGATCCAGGTCTGGCCCTCCA GCATCCAGCCTGCTGTCTTCGCTTTCCCGTGTGCCACACTCATCACCATGATGCTGGCCTTCATCATGTACATGACCCTGCGGAACGCCGCTCATCAGAAGGACATGGTGGAG AACCCGGAGCCGCCCACTGGGGTCAGGTGCTGCTGCCAGATGTGCTGTGGGCCCTTCCTGTTGGAGACGCCATCCGAGTACCTGGAAGTTGTCCGCGAGAACCACGGGCTGCTGCCGCCCCTCTACAAGTCTGTCAAAACTTACACAGTGTGa
- the TMEM130 gene encoding transmembrane protein 130 isoform X1 translates to MAPALWPRLGRILWLACLLPLAPARVAAGVYELHLTPDGPATTGAEVTITASLVADDNGSLVLPASTRLYRFRWIHTPLLLTGKTDEAFSSTIRVVGNVPGDFPVSVWVTAADCGMCQPVARSVLVLPITEFLVGNLVVTQNTSLPWPSSYLTKTVLKVSFLLHDPSNFFKTASFLYSWDFGDGTQMVTKDATVYYNYSIVGSFTVKVKVVAEWEQVTPDVGKGVLQKTGDFSASLKLQETLRGIQVLGPTLIQTFQKMIVTLNFLGSPPLNVCWRLKPECLPLGEGECHPVSVGSTAYNLTHIFRDPGDYCFSIQAENIISKTHQYHKIQVWPSSIQPAVFAFPCATLITMMLAFIMYMTLRNAAHQKDMVEVADFDFSPMSDKNPEPPTGVRCCCQMCCGPFLLETPSEYLEVVRENHGLLPPLYKSVKTYTV, encoded by the exons GCGTGTATGAACTTCACCTCACCCCCGATGGCCCTGCCACCACGGGGGCAGAGGTGACCATCACGGCCAGCCTGGTGGCCGATGACAATGGCAGCCTGGTCCTGCCCGCCAGCACCCGCCTTTACCGCTTCCGCTGGATTCACACCCCATTGCTGCTCACGGGGAAGACAGATGAGGCTTTCAGCTCCACCATCCGCGTCGTGGGGAACGTGCCCGGGGACTTCCCGGTCTCCGTCTGGGTCACCGCCGCTGACTGCGGGATGTGCCAGCCTGTGGCCAGGAGCGTCCTCGTCCTCCCCATTACAG AGTTCCTCGTGGGGAACCTCGTTGTCACCCAGAACACCTCCCTGCCCTGGCCCAGCTCCTACCTCACCAAGACAGTCCTTAAagtttccttcctcctccacGACCCCAGCAACTTCTTCAAGACCGCCTCGTTTCTCTACAGCTGGGACTTCGGAGACGG CACCCAGATGGTGACCAAAGACGCTACAGTCTATTATAACTATTCCATCGTTGGATCCTTCACTGTGAAGGTCAAGGTTGTGGCGGAGTGGGAGCAGGTAACACCGGACGTCGGGAAGGGCGTTCTGCAGAAGACGGGCGACTTCTCCGCCTCGCTGAAGCTGCAGG AAACCCTTCGAGGCATCCAGGTCTTGGGGCCTACCCTAATTCAGACCTTCCAAAAGATGATAGTGACCTTGAACTTCCTGGGGAG CCCCCCTCTGAACGTGTGCTGGCGTCTTAAGCCCGAGTGCCTCCCGCTGGGGGAAGGGGAATGCCACCCTGTGTCAGTGGGCAGCACGGCTTACAACCTGACCCACATCTTCAGGGATCCTGGGGACTACTGCTTCAGCATCCAGGCCGAGAACATTATCAGCAAGACGCATCAGTACCACAAGATCCAGGTCTGGCCCTCCA GCATCCAGCCTGCTGTCTTCGCTTTCCCGTGTGCCACACTCATCACCATGATGCTGGCCTTCATCATGTACATGACCCTGCGGAACGCCGCTCATCAGAAGGACATGGTGGAG GTGGCTGATTTTGACTTTTCCCCCATGTCTGACAAGAACCCGGAGCCGCCCACTGGGGTCAGGTGCTGCTGCCAGATGTGCTGTGGGCCCTTCCTGTTGGAGACGCCATCCGAGTACCTGGAAGTTGTCCGCGAGAACCACGGGCTGCTGCCGCCCCTCTACAAGTCTGTCAAAACTTACACAGTGTGa
- the TMEM130 gene encoding transmembrane protein 130 isoform X3, with protein MFGNLAAAGGVYELHLTPDGPATTGAEVTITASLVADDNGSLVLPASTRLYRFRWIHTPLLLTGKTDEAFSSTIRVVGNVPGDFPVSVWVTAADCGMCQPVARSVLVLPITEFLVGNLVVTQNTSLPWPSSYLTKTVLKVSFLLHDPSNFFKTASFLYSWDFGDGTQMVTKDATVYYNYSIVGSFTVKVKVVAEWEQVTPDVGKGVLQKTGDFSASLKLQETLRGIQVLGPTLIQTFQKMIVTLNFLGSPPLNVCWRLKPECLPLGEGECHPVSVGSTAYNLTHIFRDPGDYCFSIQAENIISKTHQYHKIQVWPSSIQPAVFAFPCATLITMMLAFIMYMTLRNAAHQKDMVEVADFDFSPMSDKNPEPPTGVRCCCQMCCGPFLLETPSEYLEVVRENHGLLPPLYKSVKTYTV; from the exons GCGTGTATGAACTTCACCTCACCCCCGATGGCCCTGCCACCACGGGGGCAGAGGTGACCATCACGGCCAGCCTGGTGGCCGATGACAATGGCAGCCTGGTCCTGCCCGCCAGCACCCGCCTTTACCGCTTCCGCTGGATTCACACCCCATTGCTGCTCACGGGGAAGACAGATGAGGCTTTCAGCTCCACCATCCGCGTCGTGGGGAACGTGCCCGGGGACTTCCCGGTCTCCGTCTGGGTCACCGCCGCTGACTGCGGGATGTGCCAGCCTGTGGCCAGGAGCGTCCTCGTCCTCCCCATTACAG AGTTCCTCGTGGGGAACCTCGTTGTCACCCAGAACACCTCCCTGCCCTGGCCCAGCTCCTACCTCACCAAGACAGTCCTTAAagtttccttcctcctccacGACCCCAGCAACTTCTTCAAGACCGCCTCGTTTCTCTACAGCTGGGACTTCGGAGACGG CACCCAGATGGTGACCAAAGACGCTACAGTCTATTATAACTATTCCATCGTTGGATCCTTCACTGTGAAGGTCAAGGTTGTGGCGGAGTGGGAGCAGGTAACACCGGACGTCGGGAAGGGCGTTCTGCAGAAGACGGGCGACTTCTCCGCCTCGCTGAAGCTGCAGG AAACCCTTCGAGGCATCCAGGTCTTGGGGCCTACCCTAATTCAGACCTTCCAAAAGATGATAGTGACCTTGAACTTCCTGGGGAG CCCCCCTCTGAACGTGTGCTGGCGTCTTAAGCCCGAGTGCCTCCCGCTGGGGGAAGGGGAATGCCACCCTGTGTCAGTGGGCAGCACGGCTTACAACCTGACCCACATCTTCAGGGATCCTGGGGACTACTGCTTCAGCATCCAGGCCGAGAACATTATCAGCAAGACGCATCAGTACCACAAGATCCAGGTCTGGCCCTCCA GCATCCAGCCTGCTGTCTTCGCTTTCCCGTGTGCCACACTCATCACCATGATGCTGGCCTTCATCATGTACATGACCCTGCGGAACGCCGCTCATCAGAAGGACATGGTGGAG GTGGCTGATTTTGACTTTTCCCCCATGTCTGACAAGAACCCGGAGCCGCCCACTGGGGTCAGGTGCTGCTGCCAGATGTGCTGTGGGCCCTTCCTGTTGGAGACGCCATCCGAGTACCTGGAAGTTGTCCGCGAGAACCACGGGCTGCTGCCGCCCCTCTACAAGTCTGTCAAAACTTACACAGTGTGa